Proteins found in one Methylophaga thalassica genomic segment:
- a CDS encoding dihydrolipoyllysine-residue acetyltransferase → MAELIELKVPDIGDFEAVEIIEVLVAVGDSIDENQEVITVESDKAMMEIPASQAGVIKEMKVAVGDKVSEGTVIAMLEVAEGAGASSAEEAKPEEKTEKPAAAPTENPQPKPEAKVEASPAANTPPAEAIPYAPDNKSGIRRAHASPSVRRFARDLGVVLTSVTGSGPKGRITKEDVQNYVKQVMTAPAAAPAQTGSGIPSVPVVNFEQFGDVETQELSRIKRISGKHLHACWLNIPHVTQFDEADITELDAFRKENKEMAAKKGVNLTPLVFIMKAVVACLKQFPEFNASLSEDKESLILKNYYNLGVAVDTPNGLMVPVIKDVDKKGFLELAGELGDISARAREGSLTAKDLQGGTFSISSLGGIGGQFFTPIVNAPEVAILGVSRHQMKPVWNGKEFVPRLMLPLSVSYDHRVIDGAAGARFTVMLSQMLSDIRKVLL, encoded by the coding sequence ATGGCAGAATTAATTGAGTTAAAAGTTCCTGATATTGGTGACTTTGAGGCAGTCGAAATCATTGAAGTGCTTGTTGCTGTTGGCGATAGCATCGATGAAAACCAAGAAGTCATTACTGTTGAGTCTGATAAAGCGATGATGGAAATTCCAGCATCGCAAGCAGGCGTCATCAAAGAAATGAAAGTAGCCGTTGGTGATAAGGTGAGCGAAGGCACAGTTATCGCTATGCTTGAAGTGGCCGAAGGTGCTGGTGCTTCATCTGCAGAAGAAGCTAAACCCGAAGAAAAAACAGAAAAGCCAGCTGCTGCACCTACTGAAAATCCGCAGCCGAAACCGGAAGCGAAGGTTGAAGCAAGTCCTGCAGCCAATACGCCTCCAGCGGAAGCTATTCCTTATGCACCTGATAATAAATCGGGCATTCGCCGTGCACATGCTTCACCATCAGTACGTCGTTTTGCTCGTGATTTAGGGGTCGTTTTAACCTCTGTAACCGGTAGTGGTCCTAAAGGTCGTATCACCAAGGAAGATGTTCAAAACTATGTGAAACAGGTCATGACTGCACCAGCAGCTGCACCTGCTCAGACAGGTAGCGGTATCCCATCAGTACCTGTGGTGAATTTCGAACAGTTTGGTGATGTTGAAACACAAGAGTTATCTCGAATTAAGAGAATTTCTGGCAAACATTTACATGCATGCTGGCTGAATATTCCTCATGTGACTCAGTTTGATGAAGCCGACATTACGGAGTTAGATGCTTTCCGTAAAGAAAATAAAGAAATGGCTGCGAAAAAAGGCGTTAACCTCACACCTTTAGTTTTCATCATGAAAGCGGTTGTTGCCTGTCTGAAACAATTCCCTGAGTTCAACGCGTCACTTAGTGAAGACAAAGAAAGTCTGATCCTGAAAAATTATTACAACCTGGGTGTGGCTGTCGATACACCTAATGGCCTTATGGTGCCAGTAATCAAGGATGTCGATAAAAAAGGTTTCCTTGAATTAGCCGGTGAGCTCGGTGATATCAGTGCCCGTGCACGTGAAGGTTCATTAACAGCCAAAGATTTACAGGGCGGCACATTCTCTATTTCAAGTCTTGGTGGTATTGGTGGACAATTCTTTACACCTATTGTCAATGCACCTGAGGTTGCTATCTTGGGTGTCAGCCGTCATCAAATGAAACCGGTTTGGAATGGAAAAGAGTTTGTTCCACGACTGATGTTGCCATTATCTGTATCGTATGACCATCGTGTTATTGATGGTGCAGCAGGTGCACGCTTTACCGTGATGCTCAGCCAAATGTTGTCCGATATTCGTAAGGTGCTGCTATGA